The region GGTCACCAGTTGTTGCTGGGCGATGACGACGGCACCGTCGATGACGACGCGGCCGTCGTTGTCGTGGAATCGGTCCGGCCGTTCAAGCGCGGGCTCCTGGTCAAGCTCGAAGAGTTCGAGTCGCGCGAGGACGCCGATACGCTGGCGCAGCGATACCTGCTGCTGCCGATGGAAGCCGTGCCGCCGCTGGAGCCGGGTGAGGTGTTCTACCACGACCTGCTCGGCATGACCGTCGTCACGGTGTCGGGCGAGCGGGTCGGCCGGGTGCGCGAGGTCTTCGAGACGGAGCCGCACCATCTGCTGGAGGTGAAGAGCGACGCAGGCAGACTGCACCTGGTCCCGTTCGCCGAGCGGATCGTACGATCGGTCGACGTCGAGCAGAAGACGATCGTGATCGATCCGCCGGAAGGACTGCTGGAGATCTGAGGACGAAATCGGTACCGGGATCGACAGCGGGGATGAAGGTTCGAATGAGGATCAACATCGTTACGATCTTCCCGGGGTTCTTCGACGGTCCGCTGTCGCTGAGCATTCCGGCGCGGGCTGCGGCGAAAGGGCTGGTCGAGTACAGGGTCGTGGACCTGCGTGATTTCACGCATGACCGGCACCGCACCGTAGACGATTATCCGTTCGGCGGCGGGGCCGGGATGGTGATGAAGCCGGAGCCGTTCTTCGAGGCGGTGGACGCGCTGAAGCCGGACGGCCCGATACTGCTGATGTCGGCACGCGGGCGGCGCTTCTCGCACGAAGATGCGGTGCGGTTGTCGCTGCAGGGCGAAATCACGCTGCTCTGCGGTCACTACAAGGATGTGGACCAGCGGGTGGGCGACTCGCTGGCGACGGAAGAGGTTTCGCTGGGCGACTTCGTGCTGAGCGGCGGCGAATACGCCGCGCTCGCGATCACCGATGCGGTAGTCAGGCTGCTGCCCGGTACTCTGGGCACGCACGAGGCCGCGGCGGGCGATTCCTTCTACGACGAAGGGCTGCTCAGCCCGCCGTCGTACACGCGGCCCGCGGAATATCGCGGGCTGGGCGTACCGGAGGTTCTGCTGTCGGGACACCAGGCACGGATCGACGCCTGGCGGCGGGAACAGGCGGAG is a window of Longimicrobiales bacterium DNA encoding:
- the trmD gene encoding tRNA (guanosine(37)-N1)-methyltransferase TrmD; its protein translation is MRINIVTIFPGFFDGPLSLSIPARAAAKGLVEYRVVDLRDFTHDRHRTVDDYPFGGGAGMVMKPEPFFEAVDALKPDGPILLMSARGRRFSHEDAVRLSLQGEITLLCGHYKDVDQRVGDSLATEEVSLGDFVLSGGEYAALAITDAVVRLLPGTLGTHEAAAGDSFYDEGLLSPPSYTRPAEYRGLGVPEVLLSGHQARIDAWRREQAERLTRERRPDLHQEH
- the rimM gene encoding ribosome maturation factor RimM (Essential for efficient processing of 16S rRNA); the encoded protein is MAADAGERATPGHLVVGHITKAHGTKGELFVWPLTDRPKEVFAPGHQLLLGDDDGTVDDDAAVVVVESVRPFKRGLLVKLEEFESREDADTLAQRYLLLPMEAVPPLEPGEVFYHDLLGMTVVTVSGERVGRVREVFETEPHHLLEVKSDAGRLHLVPFAERIVRSVDVEQKTIVIDPPEGLLEI